One window from the genome of Vanessa tameamea isolate UH-Manoa-2023 chromosome 13, ilVanTame1 primary haplotype, whole genome shotgun sequence encodes:
- the LOC113391478 gene encoding histone deacetylase 7 isoform X9, whose translation MDDDPEQPSSLEEMAHESASGAEGSPHHTPSPPHVPRLPADTSFHHQIMQNQSPRKKDLHIAERAKQTLENNFLLQLKKQQQLQQEILLQHFQQQQQQLAEQHEQQIRHHVKLWEQQKAMEEAALREAREAREAREARERHERDRVELLRKKDKHEHSANASTQVKQKLQEFLKKKQAAANANGTIPPSSPYRNWGIVKSSSGESITSTGATATAHPYRLAAPLPLTLNAAPPQPSPADFPLRKTDCEGSSPRGSPPGAVAAPIREEEEGSRAPELLFSSPSLPNISLGRPHALAAPRHAPAPPVTVALPPVSEAEAYCGAAALGARLSKRPLGRTHSAPLPLGDPALQPPSAHHYLRDQIRKTVLTRAHDAATAQLREEEGEVIDLTARRAAPESSSSAGPGAEPPGAAPLARALSSPLVGARAPATGLAYDALMLKHGCACGAHAPTHPEHGGRLQSVWARLYETGLAARTERTRARKATLEELQAVHTEAHVAAWAGRAGAAGGKAGAVPLVRLACGGLGVDADTAFSDTHTPPAARLAAGALLDLAVRTARNELRNGFAIVRPPGHHAEPNQAMGFCFFNNVAIAARILHTRLGLQRILIVDWDVHHGNGTQQIFYEDPHVLYISLHRHDDGNFFPGTGSASECGAGAGLGYTVNIAWPGHPPLADAEYLAAFRSIVMPIAKEYDPEIVLVSCGFDAAGGHPAPMGGYNVSAACFAHMTRDLMSLANGKVVLSLEGGYDLAAMCDCAQECVRALLGDRLAAPPLSELARTPAPHAQRALRAAAAAQAPHWPQVKRYGALAGASALEAGAARAGRLQSERDAADTAAAMATLSVHPPLPPQTRPLALSRSGSSRSVSEEPMEQDEGK comes from the exons TTGAAGAAACAGCAACAGCTCCAGCAGGAGATCTTGTTGCAGCATTTCcagcaacaacaacaacagttAGCCGAGCAACACGAACAGCAAATCAGGCACCATGTAAAG TTATGGGAGCAACAGAAAGCAATGGAGGAGGCGGCGCTGCGGGAGGCGCGCGAGGCCCGCGAGGCGAGAGAGGCGCGCGAGCGGCACGAGCGCGACCGCGTCGAGCTGCTGCGGAAGAAGGATAAGCACGAGCACAGTGCCAACGCTTCCACTCAAGTCAAACAGAAGCTGCAG GAGTTTCTAAAGAAAAAACAGGCCGCAGCAAATGCCAATGGAACAATACCTCCATCTTCACCGTATAGGAATTG GGGTATCGTAAAATCGTCATCGGGAGAATCAATAACTTCCACGGGGGCTACCGCCACCGCTCACCCTTACAGACTCGCGGCGCCCTTGCCCCTGACGCTCAACGCTGCTCCCCCTCAACCCTCGCCCGCAGACTTTCCACTGAGGAAAACCG ATTGCGAGGGCTCGTCCCCCCGCGGCTCCCCGCCGGGCGCGGTGGCGGCTCCCATCCGCGAGGAGGAGGAGGGCTCGCGCGCACCCGAGCTCCTGTTCTCGTCGCCCTCGCTCCCCAACATCTCGCTGGGCCGCCCGCACGCCCTCGCTGCGCCGCGAcacgcgcccgcgccgcccgtcACCGTGGCGCTCCCGCCCGTCTCCGAGGCGGAGGCCTACTGCGGCGCGGCCGCTCTGGGCGCCCGGCTCAGCAAGCGCCCGCTCGGCCGCACGCACTCGGCGCCGCTGCCGCTCGGCGATCCCGCCCTGCAGCCGCCCTCGGCGCACCACTACCTACGCGACCAGATTCGCAAGACC GTGCTGACGCGCGCGCACGACGCCGCGACGGCGCAGCTGCGCGAGGAGGAGGGAGAAGTGATCGATCTGACGGCTCGACGAGCCGCCCCCGAGAGCTCGTCGAGCGCGGGGCCGGGCGCGGAGCCCCCGGGCGCCGCGCCGCTGGCCCGCGCGCTCAGCTCGCCGCTGGTCGGCGCGCGCGCGCCCGCCACGGGCCTCGCCTACGACGCGCTCATGCTCAAACATGG GTGCGCGTGCGGCGCCCACGCGCCCACGCACCCCGAGCACGGCGGGCGGCTGCAGTCGGTGTGGGCGCGCCTGTACGAGACGGGGCTGGCGGCGCGCACGGAGCGCACGCGCGCGCGCAAGGCCACGCTGGAGGAGCTGCAGGCCGTGCACACGGAGGCGCACGTGGCGGCGTGGGCGGggcgcgcgggcgcggcgggcggcaaGGCGGGCGCCGTGCCGCTCGTGCGCCTGGCGTGCGGCGGGCTGGGCGTGGACGCCGACACGGCCTTCAGCGACACGCAcacgccgcccgccgcgcgcctGGCGGCCGGCGCGCTGCTGGACCTGGCCGTGCGCACGGCGCGCAACGAGCTGCGCAACGG TTTCGCGATAGTGCGGCCGCCGGGCCACCACGCGGAGCCGAACCAGGCGATGGGTTTCTGCTTCTTCAACAACGTGGCCATCGCCGCGCGCATCCTCCACACGCGCCTCGGCCTGCAGAGGATACTCATCGTGGACTGG GACGTGCACCACGGTAACGGCACGCAGCAGATATTCTACGAGGACCCGCACGTGCTGTATATCAGCCTGCATCGCCACGACGACGGCAACTTCTTCCCGGGCACGGGCTCCGCCAGCGAGTGCGGCGCGGGCGCCGGGCTCGGCTACACCGTCAACATCGCCTGGCCCGGACACCCGCCGCTGGCCGACGCCGAGTACCTCGCCGCCTTCCGCTCCATCGTCATGCCCATCGCCAAG GAGTACGACCCGGAAATCGTTCTGGTGTCGTGCGGGTTCGACGCCGCCGGCGGACACCCCGCGCCCATGGGCGGCTACAACGTGTCCGCCGCCTGCTTCGCGCACATGACGCGCGACCTGATGAGCCTCGCCAACGGAAAG GTGGTGCTGTCGCTGGAGGGCGGCTACGACCTGGCGGCCATGTGCGACTGCGCGCAGGAGTGCGTGCGCGCGCTGCTGGGCGACCGGCTGGCCGCGCCGCCGCTGAGCGAGCTGGCGCGCACGCCGGCGCCGCACGCGCAGCGCGCGCTGcgggccgccgccgccgcgcagGCGCCGCACTGGCCGCAGGTCAAGCGCTACGGCGCGCTGGCCGGCGCGTCGGCGCTggaggcgggcgcggcgcgcgcgggcCGCCTGCAGAGCGAGCGCGACGCCGCCGACACCGCGGCCGCCATGGCCACGCTGTCCGTGCACCCGCCGCTGCCGCCGCAGACGCGGCCGCTGGCGCTCAG CCGCTCGGGCAGCTCGCGCTCGGTGTCGGAGGAGCCGATGGAGCAGGACGAGGGCAAGTGA